From Clostridium sp. SY8519:
ACCAGATGACGGAACAGATTCACAATCTGCGCCTGTACCGATACATCCAGCGCAGCCAGCGGTTCGTCAGCAATCAGAAGCCGCGGCTTCATGGCAAAGGCACGCGCGATGCTCACCCGCTGCCGCTGTCCGCCGGACAGCTGGGAAGGATACCGGTTCAGAAGCTCCGGTTCCAGTCCCACCGCTTCCATCATTTCCGTAAGATAGCGGTTCCGCTCGCGCCTGTTTTTGCAGCGGTGATGGATTTTCAGCGGTTCCGCAATGATATCCTTCACTTTCATGCGCTGATTCAGCGCGGAAGAGGAATCCTGAAGAATCAGCTGAATTTCCTGCTGAATGCGGCTTCTGTGGGCCCGTACCGCTGCCGGGTCTGTCAGATCCACCCCGTCATACGTCACCTGTCCGGAAGTAATCGGGTAAATATGCATCAGGCATTTCGCCACGGTGGACTTGCCGGATCCGGACTCCCCGACCAGGGAGAAAATCTCCCCCTGCCGGATCTGAAACGACACATCGGTCAGTGCATGGAGCACATGGTTCCGGCTCATGGGAAACAAATGGTTCATGTGAGAAACGCAAAGCAGAGGCTCTGCCGCCTCCTTCTCCGGCGGTTTCTGCCGTTCTTCCGGTTTCTCATGGTTTTTTTCCAGAATCGCCTCCATGGGCGGCTTATGGACGTGGGGCTGCTCCGCCCCCCTGTGTCCGGGACTGAAGGCCGGCATCAGTTTCGGCGCCCGGGGATCTTCCAGCCAGGAAGCCACCTGATGGGTGGGACTGACCGGGAAAAAGGGCGGCGCCTGCACATAATCAATGCCCAGGGCCTGCGGATTGCGCGGGGCAAAGGCGTCTCCGGGAATCGGGTCGATCAGATTGGGGGGAAAACCGAGAATCGGATGCAGGTGCCCCTGATGCGCGTTTGACGGCAGTGCCCCCAGCAGCCCGCAGGTATAGGGATGTCTCGGATCGTGGTAAATTTCACTGCTCTCGCCGATTTCAATCACTTTTCCCGCATACATGACTGCTACACGATCCGCAATTTTTGCCACCACTCCCAGATCATGGGTGACAAAAAGGATGCTGATTCCTGTCTGTTCACGAATTTTAAGCATCAGATCCAGGATCTGGGCCTGCACAGTGACATCCAGCGCCGTCGTCGGCTCATCCGCAATGAGGATCTCCGGCTCGGAGGCCAGTGCTGCCGCCAGCACACAGCGCTGCCGCATGCCGCCGGACAGGTTCCAGGGATGCATCCTGCAGCGCGTTTCCGCCTCCGGAATCCCGACCAGCTCCATCAGCTCCACCGCCCGTTTCCGCACCTGATCTCCCGTCAGCTCCGGATGATGGCAGCGGAGCGCTTCCCCGATCTGGCGCCCTACCGGCATGGTGGGATCCATGGACATCATGGGGTCCTGAAAGACCATGGAAAACAGCTTTCCCCGCAGTCCGCACAGCTTCCGCTCAGGCATTGCCGTAATTTCATAGCTGCCGGCCTGTATGCTTCCTCCGGTGACTGACGCGGTTCTGGGCAGAAGTCCCATAATACTGCGGCACAGGATGCTCTTTCCGCTGCCGGATTCCCCTACAACAGCAAGAATCTCCCCCTGCCTCACAGACAGGGAGAGATCACGCACCGCATGAACCGTGCCCGTTTCCGACCGGATATCCACAGAAAGATGTTCGATTTTCAGTATCGGCTGCTCTTCGGTCATTCCCGGCTCCTTATTCCAGTGTCCAGTCCTCAACGTTCCAGAAGATCCCGACTCCATGATGTCCCAGCACCGTGTCTGTCGTGATTCCATGGATTTTCACATTGGATACGTAATTGGCATCCACATAACACAGGAACGTATACGGCGGATTTTTCGTCAGTTCTTTCAGAAATTCGCTGTAATATGCTTTTCTTTTTTTCCGGCTGTCTGTCTGCCGCGCCCTGGTCAGCGCCTGATCCACCGCCGGATCCGAATAGTAATTAAAATTGCTGCCCTGGCCGGTTACAAAAATCTTGTAGGTATGGTCATCCGCGTCAAAGGGACTGCCCCAGCCTACCAGAAATGCCTGCTGGTTTTCCCAGTCAATTTCGGAGGCAATCTGACTCTTGCAGAGAATACCCACTTTTTTCAGCTGCTGGGAAACCACACTGGCCAGATCTGCCCGGACCTGATCCCCTTCTTTTACTGTAATGGTAAAGCTGAGTTTTCTGCCGTTTTTCTCACGGATGCCGTCCTTTCCCGCTTTCCATCCGGCCTTTTCCAGAATCTGTTTCGCTTTTTCCGGATTGTAGGAGAATTTTTCGATGGAAGTATCATTGTACTGATTTCTCTGCAGCGGACTGTAGGCAACGTCTCCCTCTCCCAGAAGCACACTCTTCACCATGGCCTCCCGGTCTACCGCATAGTTAATCGCCGGAATCACGTCTTTGTTTTTCTTC
This genomic window contains:
- a CDS encoding ABC transporter ATP-binding protein; translated protein: MTEEQPILKIEHLSVDIRSETGTVHAVRDLSLSVRQGEILAVVGESGSGKSILCRSIMGLLPRTASVTGGSIQAGSYEITAMPERKLCGLRGKLFSMVFQDPMMSMDPTMPVGRQIGEALRCHHPELTGDQVRKRAVELMELVGIPEAETRCRMHPWNLSGGMRQRCVLAAALASEPEILIADEPTTALDVTVQAQILDLMLKIREQTGISILFVTHDLGVVAKIADRVAVMYAGKVIEIGESSEIYHDPRHPYTCGLLGALPSNAHQGHLHPILGFPPNLIDPIPGDAFAPRNPQALGIDYVQAPPFFPVSPTHQVASWLEDPRAPKLMPAFSPGHRGAEQPHVHKPPMEAILEKNHEKPEERQKPPEKEAAEPLLCVSHMNHLFPMSRNHVLHALTDVSFQIRQGEIFSLVGESGSGKSTVAKCLMHIYPITSGQVTYDGVDLTDPAAVRAHRSRIQQEIQLILQDSSSALNQRMKVKDIIAEPLKIHHRCKNRRERNRYLTEMMEAVGLEPELLNRYPSQLSGGQRQRVSIARAFAMKPRLLIADEPLAALDVSVQAQIVNLFRHLVREHGSTLLFIAHDLSMVRFLSDRVGVMYRGHLVELADTEELYRNPLHPYTRALLSAMPVPDPEAERRKKLEVYRPQGPLSGTFTEVCPGHFVLLDAAKGQNPAVGNEGN